CACGCAATCCTCAGAATTACGATAAATTTTAGCTACTCCCTTCAGTTCAATTACTATGCCTGAGTGTAAAATATCTCTGTATTAGACTTACTAATGCACATCAGTTGCTTGTGGTAATGTGTATTAAACTGTTACGATACATTCATCAGTTTTGTATATGCTCCTGCTTAAGTTAATTACTTGGTGATGGCATTTTAATCGACAACTTGGTTGATTTCTTGTCGGCATTTACCAAAATGAGCTACATTGCTTAAGTGATACAAGCCCCCACAGCTTTCTAGGATGTCAATACATATTTGTTGGCTTCAGCTGATTCTTTGCATATTTAACTTGTTTCACTTTTATTGGTTGCTTCTCATCTGCAATACTAGAAGTACTCGATGCCGATGCAGTTTTGGCTCTTTTGACGTTGCATCATTTTGTTGTTGTCGTATTGATTTGATGATCTCTTTCAGCTCATGGAGTTGAGAATAGCATCATCAGTGTCCTAACTATGCATCACTGGGAGACCTTGAATCACATGGCGTACAAGTTTGGGAAGCTTGACAAGGTTCATGGAAAGCTAGCCTTGAAGATACTGGGTTCTATTGTGCAACAATCAGGTTTGGAGCGAATCACTCATGTTTACTGCCTGGCTGCTCATATCCTCATCCAAGCTCAAATGCATTCACAAGCAATGTCAGTGCTGAAGCATCTTGCCATGGCGGGCTTCTCTTGCTCTGCTATATTTAGCTCCCTTCTCCGAACCATCTCGCGTTGTGATTCCAATCCCATGGTTTTTGACCTTCTTATCAATGCATATCTGAAGGAAAGAAAAGTTGTTGATGCAAGTAAGGCAATTTTGTTGATGGATAACTGTGGATTTAAGGCTTCAACTCACACCTGCAATGCTGTCCTTAATGCTCTTGTGGAAGTTGGGGAATCAAAACATGTTTGGTTCTTCTTAAAAGAGAGCTTGGCCCGGAAGTTCCCATTGGATGTCACCACTTGTAATATTGTACTGAATTATTTTTGCCTTGATGGTAACCTTGGAAAGGCTAATCTTATGCTACAAAAGATGAAGAGTCGGTCCATATCAAACGTTGTTACTTATAACACAATACTTTACTGGTATGTTAAGAAGGGAAGGTTCAAGGCTGCCATGCGTGTCTTAGAAGATATGGAGAAGAATGGTGTAGAGGCAGATGTATATACTTATAACATCATGATTGATAAGTTATGCAAAATGAAGAGGAGTACGCGTGCTTACCTTTTGCTCAAAAAAATGAGGGGAAATAACTTATCACCTGATGAGTGTACATATAATACTTTGATCAAAGGATTTTTCGATGAAGGTAAGATGAAACTTGCTATCTATATCTTCAATGAAATGCTGAAACAGAGCTTGAAGCCAAGCCTAGCTACTTACACTACCTTGATTGATGGGTACTGCCGAAGTGGGGTAACTGGTGAAGCTTTACGAGTTCTGTATGAAATGCAAGTTGCTGGTGTGAAACCAAGTGAACTAACTTATAGTGCAATGCTGAATGGTTATTGCAAAGCTTCCATGCCGGGACATGCACTGAATCTTATTGAAGATATGAAAGCAAGAGGCACAGCAATCAATAGGACTATGTATACTATCCTGATTGATGGTTTCTGTCAGCTAGGAGTGGTTTCTAAAGCCAAGCAAATTTTAAAGAGTATGCTTGTGGTTGGGATCAATCCAGATGTTGTTACTTATTCAGCATTGATCAATGGTATGTGCAAGATGGGTAAGTTGGACGAAACAAAAGAGATTTTGTCAAGGATGCAAAAAACAGGAGTTTTGCCTAATGAGGTTCTTTATACAACTCTAGTTTGCTATTGTTGCAAGGCTGGGTATGTCGGAGAAGCACTAAAGTATTTTGTGGATATCTATCGGAGGGGCCTAGCTGCCAATTCATTCATCCACAATACATTGTTATGTGCACTGTATCGAGAAGGAATGGTTACACAGGCTGAGCAATTTAAACAATACATGTCTAGGATGAAGATATCATTTGATGTTGCCTCTTTCAACTGTATAATAGACTTTTACTGCACCAGAGGTAATATGCATGAGGCATTCTCAGTGTATGATAATATGCATAGATATGGTTGTTCTCCAAATGTTGACACATATAGGAATTTGCTTAGAGGGTTATGCAAGGGCGGCTACTTGGTACAAGCAAAGGAGTTCATGGCCTGCCTTGTTGACATACCTTATGCCATTGATCAGGAAACCTTCAATGCATTACTTCTGGGGATTTGCAAAGACGGAACTCTAGATGAAGCTCTGGATTTATGTGAGAAAATGGTTACAAGTAACTTTCTACCTGACATCCATACTTACACTGTTCTTCTTAGTGGTTTTTGCAGAAAAGGCAAAATTGTTCCTGCAATCATCCTGTTGCAGATGATGTTGGAGAAAGGGTTTGTCCCTGATATTGTTACATATACCTGTTTGTTGAATGGCTTGATCAAGGAAGGCCAAGTTAAGGTTGCTTCTTACCTGTTCCAGGAGATCATATGCAAGGAAGGTATGTATGCAGATTGTATTGCCTACAACTCAATGATGAACGGGTACCTAAAGGCAGGAATGATACATAAAGTAGATATGACGATTCGGGATATGCATCATAATGAGGTTTATCCAAACCCAGCCAGCTATAACATTCTTATGCATGGGCACATCAAGAAGGGACATTTGTCAAGATCTGTTTATCTATACAAAGATATGGTAAGGAAAGGGATTAGGCCAAACAATGTGACATATCGTTTGCTTATCCATGGATTTTCAAAACATGGTATGACTGAAATTGCGATTAAGTTCTTGGACAAGATGGTCTTAGAACGCATTTATCCGGATAGATTAACATTTGATGTACTCATAACTGTATGTAGTGAGAAATCTAGGATGTCCAATGCTTTACAGCTCTTCAACTGCATGAAGCGGTTATATATGTCACCTAGCAGTAAAGCATACAGTGCCATGATAAATGGATTGATCAGGAAAAATTGGCTGCAGCAGAGTTGTGATGTTTTACGTGACATGGTCGAGAGTGGACTTGAACCGAATCATACACACTATATTGCGTTAATCAATGCAAAATGCAGGCTTGGGGACATCAATGGAGCATTCAGGCTGAAAGAGGAAATGGCAGCTCTTGGTGTTGTGCCAGCTGAAGTTGCTGAAAGCTCAATTGTTAGAGGCCTTAGTAAATGTGGAAAGGTTGAAGAGGGTATCATAGTTTTCTGTAGCATAATACGTGCTGGAATGGTGCCAACAATTGCTACTTTCACTACCCTAATGCATGGTCTCTGTAAAGAAGGCAAGATTGCGGATGCTCTGCACCTCAAAGGGTCAATGGAGTTGTATGGATTGAAGATTGATGTAGTCACTTATAATGTTCTAATCACAGGTTTATGCAACAACCAGTGTGTTTCTGATGCATTAGATCTTTATGAAGAGATGAAATCTAAGCAACTTCGGCCGAACATTACAACATACACCACAATGATTGGGGCTATCTGTGCAACAGGCAGAATATTGGAAGGACAGAAACTACTGAATGATATAGAGGATAGGGGCTTTGTTCCCTCATATAAGGATCAAATTCTCGAATGGAGGATGGAGAATGCAATGAGAAGGTTAAACATTATAAGAAATTGCAGAAAAGAAATAACTTCTAAGAATGAGGTCGAACTATTACATGCAGATCATGAATCCATGCATGAAGCTGCTGAAGACTGATATCCTCTTAAATCAACTTTTTCTACTTCAAAGGAAGTGGTATGTTTGATCAATATGGTAGGTACAAAACTAAGGGTACCTTTTCTGGCTTCTGCCTGTGAAACCTTATTTCATGGTGCTCATTGCTCAATCATTGAGGGTTCCTTTTTTTAGATATTTTGAATTATCCTGTGTCTCCGACAATTAGTGGGGTGTCGTATTATGATTTTCCTCTGCCCTATTTGTCATAACATTGTTTATTTTCTTTATAATCCATTGGTATTTGCTGAAAAAGGGTTTATAATAAAACACTGAAactagattgtaagaaacatcccATGTGTTGAACTGGAGTCTGGAGGGGAGGCAATTGAGTGTTAATGAGGTTTTGACTTGTGAGTGGTTATAGATAAGCAGGTACCCATAGATATGCATAGAGATGGGAGTGGTCGCAGATAAGCAGGTAGCCTCTTGATTACTGCTCCAGGCCTCGCATACAGTTTTTGGTTCAGAAAAATGGTAGCCTCTTGATCCATGGCACAGATAGTTATTTTCATTGCACAAAGTTAACTTCCAAAATAAAGTCGCACATGGTCCAGTCTTTTTCTATTGATCACATTGCAACCAGACTGAAAACTTCTTAGGTGGGGTTCTCTTCTATTGACCCCTTTCAACTTCTTTAGACGCTGTTTTTCAGTTCTGATTGTTTGTGGTGCTTGTTTATAATCTGTTCTGGAAATCTAATTGTTTGTTGGTTCTTGTGCTTTTCAGGTGACCTCTCGTTGTCCATTTGTGTCAGTTTGCATTGCGACTCATGTATATTGGGCCTAAGTTGTGTATGCATATCAGGTCAGTAAAGCAGGTTTAGCAATGTATGTAGTGCTACTTTAATTATTGAGGCACTGCTCGGTGGTTACTATTTG
This genomic window from Aegilops tauschii subsp. strangulata cultivar AL8/78 chromosome 4, Aet v6.0, whole genome shotgun sequence contains:
- the LOC109755175 gene encoding uncharacterized protein; translation: MSSSLASSSYRRRILDSKAAASHALYSSRLPSRSRQPAHTRIGAAARAHGVENSIISVLTMHHWETLNHMAYKFGKLDKVHGKLALKILGSIVQQSGLERITHVYCLAAHILIQAQMHSQAMSVLKHLAMAGFSCSAIFSSLLRTISRCDSNPMVFDLLINAYLKERKVVDASKAILLMDNCGFKASTHTCNAVLNALVEVGESKHVWFFLKESLARKFPLDVTTCNIVLNYFCLDGNLGKANLMLQKMKSRSISNVVTYNTILYWYVKKGRFKAAMRVLEDMEKNGVEADVYTYNIMIDKLCKMKRSTRAYLLLKKMRGNNLSPDECTYNTLIKGFFDEGKMKLAIYIFNEMLKQSLKPSLATYTTLIDGYCRSGVTGEALRVLYEMQVAGVKPSELTYSAMLNGYCKASMPGHALNLIEDMKARGTAINRTMYTILIDGFCQLGVVSKAKQILKSMLVVGINPDVVTYSALINGMCKMGKLDETKEILSRMQKTGVLPNEVLYTTLVCYCCKAGYVGEALKYFVDIYRRGLAANSFIHNTLLCALYREGMVTQAEQFKQYMSRMKISFDVASFNCIIDFYCTRGNMHEAFSVYDNMHRYGCSPNVDTYRNLLRGLCKGGYLVQAKEFMACLVDIPYAIDQETFNALLLGICKDGTLDEALDLCEKMVTSNFLPDIHTYTVLLSGFCRKGKIVPAIILLQMMLEKGFVPDIVTYTCLLNGLIKEGQVKVASYLFQEIICKEGMYADCIAYNSMMNGYLKAGMIHKVDMTIRDMHHNEVYPNPASYNILMHGHIKKGHLSRSVYLYKDMVRKGIRPNNVTYRLLIHGFSKHGMTEIAIKFLDKMVLERIYPDRLTFDVLITVCSEKSRMSNALQLFNCMKRLYMSPSSKAYSAMINGLIRKNWLQQSCDVLRDMVESGLEPNHTHYIALINAKCRLGDINGAFRLKEEMAALGVVPAEVAESSIVRGLSKCGKVEEGIIVFCSIIRAGMVPTIATFTTLMHGLCKEGKIADALHLKGSMELYGLKIDVVTYNVLITGLCNNQCVSDALDLYEEMKSKQLRPNITTYTTMIGAICATGRILEGQKLLNDIEDRGFVPSYKDQILEWRMENAMRRLNIIRNCRKEITSKNEVELLHADHESMHEAAED